A genomic region of Oscillatoria sp. FACHB-1406 contains the following coding sequences:
- a CDS encoding TIGR03960 family B12-binding radical SAM protein: protein MAIAIEELLTPDIFKPARYLGNELGAVHKPWESAKVRWVLTYPEVYEVGASNLGHIILYNILNSKSSQLCDRAYLPAPDFAQKLRDTQTPLFALESRCPLTDFDILGFSLSYELGATNILEMLSLAGIPLTWQERNLQANENNNFPLIFAGGQTATSNPEPYADFLDFFALGDGEDLLPEIGEVIEKGKDENWTREQLLLNLAQVPGVYVPQFYDMAEDGSVHPNRDDVPPRILRRVAAPQPQYSIGLVPYIETVHDRLTVEIRRGCTRGCRFCQPGMLTRPARDVEPEQVVDAIEKGMRATGFNEFSLLSLSCSDYLSLPAVGMEIKNRLKDENISLSLPSQRVDRFDENIANILGGTRQPSLTFAPEAGTQRLRDVINKGLTNEELLRGIKTAVEQGWDKVKLYFMIGLPGETDADILGIAETLRWLRRECAMEGRKRLNFTVTISNFTPKPHTPFQWHSVSTAEFLRKQKLLREEFYKLRGVKANFTDVRISAMEDFLGRGDRRLAAVVRRAWELGAGMDAWMESLDRAFGAWESAIADSGLSWKYRQIEEGEWNVMDASNERLDSKRKRPQYSWDERLNARLPWDHINTGIDKNWLKGDLQKALEETTVPDCAFEGCSLCGICGVDFGQNVVYEPPPIPAFAGQFQSNGEKVQRFRVYFGKLGQLRLLSHLDLVRLFDRAVRRASIPIAYTNGFHPGPRISIASALSLGMTSSGEVVDFELRETMEREEFRERLAAALPPDIPLYSIEEVTISSPSANKLLEKAEYLLTVLLPEGTTAEALKDWVEAVQNSAEIEFEKTTKSGKKQQVNLRDRLFDLEVVSVIEKEAQLHYLGSCQNDGTVLQPEHLIYMLERVSGQELELIHSHREKLILSSHSPVPTLV, encoded by the coding sequence ATGGCAATTGCGATCGAAGAACTTCTAACGCCCGATATTTTTAAACCTGCCCGCTACTTGGGGAACGAACTCGGTGCGGTGCATAAGCCTTGGGAAAGTGCTAAGGTGCGTTGGGTGTTGACCTATCCGGAAGTGTATGAGGTGGGCGCTTCCAATTTAGGGCATATTATCCTATACAACATTTTGAACTCAAAGTCAAGTCAATTGTGCGATCGCGCTTATTTGCCCGCCCCCGACTTTGCCCAAAAACTGCGCGACACGCAAACGCCGCTTTTTGCCCTCGAATCTCGCTGCCCCCTCACCGATTTTGATATCCTCGGTTTTAGCCTCAGTTACGAACTCGGCGCGACGAATATTTTGGAAATGCTGAGTTTGGCAGGAATTCCTTTAACTTGGCAAGAAAGAAATCTTCAAGCTAACGAAAATAACAATTTTCCCCTCATTTTTGCAGGCGGACAAACCGCGACTTCTAACCCCGAACCTTACGCCGATTTCCTCGACTTTTTCGCGCTGGGTGACGGCGAAGATTTACTCCCAGAAATTGGGGAAGTTATCGAAAAAGGAAAGGATGAAAATTGGACGCGGGAACAGCTTCTCCTCAATCTCGCGCAAGTTCCCGGCGTATACGTTCCCCAATTCTACGACATGGCGGAAGATGGTTCCGTTCATCCCAATCGCGATGATGTACCGCCGCGCATTCTTCGTCGCGTTGCCGCACCTCAGCCCCAATATTCTATCGGTTTAGTGCCTTATATTGAAACCGTTCACGATCGCTTGACGGTAGAAATTCGTCGCGGTTGTACGCGCGGTTGTCGGTTTTGCCAACCGGGAATGTTAACTCGTCCCGCGCGCGATGTCGAACCGGAACAAGTGGTGGATGCGATTGAAAAGGGAATGCGCGCGACAGGATTTAATGAGTTTTCTTTACTCTCCTTAAGTTGTTCCGATTACCTCTCCCTCCCTGCCGTAGGAATGGAGATTAAAAACCGCCTCAAGGATGAGAATATTTCCCTTTCTTTACCCAGTCAGCGCGTCGATCGTTTTGATGAAAATATTGCTAATATTTTAGGCGGCACGCGACAGCCGAGTTTAACCTTTGCGCCGGAAGCCGGAACGCAACGGCTGCGGGATGTTATTAATAAAGGTTTAACCAACGAAGAGTTATTGCGCGGCATAAAAACAGCCGTAGAACAGGGTTGGGATAAGGTCAAACTTTACTTTATGATCGGTTTACCGGGAGAAACCGATGCCGATATTTTAGGGATTGCTGAAACGCTGCGTTGGTTGCGACGGGAATGCGCGATGGAAGGGCGCAAACGGTTGAATTTTACCGTGACGATTTCCAACTTTACGCCCAAACCGCATACGCCGTTTCAATGGCATTCTGTTTCGACGGCAGAGTTTTTAAGAAAGCAGAAATTATTGCGGGAAGAGTTTTATAAACTGCGCGGCGTGAAGGCGAATTTTACCGACGTGCGAATTTCGGCGATGGAAGACTTTTTGGGACGCGGCGATCGCAGATTGGCGGCAGTAGTACGGCGCGCTTGGGAGTTGGGCGCGGGGATGGATGCGTGGATGGAGAGCTTGGATCGAGCTTTTGGGGCTTGGGAAAGCGCGATCGCGGATTCCGGCCTCAGTTGGAAATACCGCCAAATTGAGGAGGGCGAATGGAACGTCATGGATGCGAGCAACGAACGTCTCGATTCCAAGCGCAAGCGCCCGCAGTACAGTTGGGACGAACGCTTGAACGCCCGCTTGCCTTGGGATCATATCAACACCGGCATCGATAAAAACTGGCTCAAGGGCGACTTACAAAAAGCTCTCGAGGAAACGACGGTTCCCGATTGTGCTTTTGAAGGTTGCTCCCTCTGCGGCATTTGTGGCGTGGACTTCGGGCAAAATGTAGTCTACGAACCGCCGCCGATTCCTGCGTTTGCAGGACAGTTTCAAAGCAACGGCGAAAAGGTGCAACGTTTTCGAGTATACTTTGGTAAGCTAGGACAACTGCGCCTGCTGAGCCATTTGGATTTAGTGCGACTCTTCGATCGCGCGGTACGTCGAGCTTCTATCCCCATCGCCTATACCAACGGTTTCCATCCTGGACCGCGAATCTCCATCGCCAGCGCACTTTCTTTAGGAATGACGAGTAGCGGCGAAGTGGTGGATTTTGAGTTGCGAGAAACGATGGAAAGGGAGGAATTTCGCGAGCGCTTAGCTGCGGCATTACCGCCCGATATTCCCCTCTACAGCATCGAAGAAGTTACCATTTCCTCGCCTTCTGCGAATAAATTATTAGAGAAAGCTGAATATCTTTTAACCGTCTTACTCCCGGAAGGAACGACGGCAGAAGCCCTCAAAGATTGGGTAGAAGCCGTGCAAAATAGCGCCGAAATTGAGTTCGAGAAGACCACCAAATCGGGGAAAAAGCAGCAAGTTAATTTACGAGATCGGCTGTTCGATTTAGAAGTCGTTTCGGTGATTGAAAAAGAAGCCCAACTGCACTATCTTGGCAGTTGCCAAAATGACGGAACCGTGCTTCAACCGGAGCATTTAATCTATATGTTAGAACGAGTTTCCGGGCAAGAACTAGAATTAATCCACTCGCACCGAGAAAAGTTGATTTTATCGAGTCATTCTCCAGTCCCTACGCTGGTTTAA
- a CDS encoding cupin domain-containing protein has product MLNKILNAYDWYDHPEGLKFVETHRDEYRTSGHWLLLPKAISAFHRVFNNEEIWYIHQGSLILHIIDASGKLSTRRLGVDLEKGEEPVISVPINCWQAAELPEGLEYAFGSVACAPAFVFEQFEIAERVKLKSEYPEYAELIERLTLINE; this is encoded by the coding sequence GTGTTAAATAAAATCCTAAATGCTTACGATTGGTACGACCATCCCGAAGGTCTTAAGTTCGTTGAAACGCATCGAGATGAGTACAGAACTTCCGGGCATTGGTTACTGCTGCCGAAGGCAATTTCAGCCTTTCACCGCGTCTTCAATAATGAGGAAATTTGGTACATCCACCAAGGCAGTCTCATTCTTCATATCATCGATGCTTCCGGAAAACTTTCAACCCGGAGATTGGGAGTCGATTTGGAAAAAGGTGAAGAACCCGTTATCTCGGTTCCTATCAATTGTTGGCAGGCAGCAGAATTACCAGAAGGGCTAGAATATGCCTTCGGTTCTGTGGCTTGCGCGCCAGCATTTGTCTTCGAGCAGTTTGAAATTGCTGAACGAGTTAAGCTCAAAAGTGAGTATCCAGAGTACGCAGAATTGATAGAGCGGTTAACGCTTATAAATGAATAA
- a CDS encoding CHAT domain-containing protein: MKLGKGNVRIAFLLGVLLFSPAVGAANLQREPREPLLVAAASTSANSTFQAGMELYRGGTIAAWQGAIARWTEALEQAKKDGDRETEALTLTWLGNANSNLKDLPTAAEVYSQALKIYRETSDRHSQASTLMSLGSIHATRGEYQKAFETNEEALKLWQAVQYKTGEAATLNNIALIYGDLGDFNTALDYHQRALKLIENAGNSLNVAATLNNIGRSYSDSGKTTEALATYNRALSLWQEGKNVKGQASTLNNIGYLYASAKNWAKAREYYQQAFPLWQQLQDKGGEASTLTNIGYVEANAGNRDRALEAYNRAIPLRQASGDRAKEALTRYRLAALRRDLGNFTEAKGEIEAAIAIIEDLRTNISRSDLRASFFASKQDYYELYIDLLMQQHKRDKSAGYDKLALQTSERARARTLLDVLQEARADIRQGVDPKLRDRERQLQQQLSAAEEQRFKLANAGAPQEQIDTLSRELETLIERYRNLQAEIRTRSPRYAALTQPEPLGLEPIQQQVLDDRTVLLEYYLGAERSYLWMVTRDGLASYELPGRAEIEKAAKTYLSLLKNPAQRRRTEQVEEARSALSQVLLSPVREQLKGERLLIVGDGILQYLPFASLSVNGNTPLIADFEVITLPSASTLAILRGEQAGRKSGTRALAIFADPVFAPEDERMPKSAAFSQVLPMELQESVRASGILLSRLPFTKQEADNILAFVPSDLATEAIGFSANRNLAISDNLSQYRIIHFATHGLANSKNPELSGLVLSLFNNKGAPQNGFLRMHELFNLNLPADLVVLSACQTGLGEQIRGEGIIGLTRGFMYAGAARVVASLWNVDDRGTSELMTRFYRHMLQEDQTPAAALRAAQLEMSKTEEWRSPFYWAGFTLQGEWD; the protein is encoded by the coding sequence ATGAAATTGGGTAAGGGAAACGTTCGCATCGCTTTCTTGCTGGGCGTTCTGCTTTTTTCTCCGGCAGTTGGGGCGGCGAACTTGCAGCGCGAACCTCGAGAACCTCTGCTTGTGGCTGCGGCTTCGACATCGGCAAATTCTACCTTTCAAGCGGGGATGGAACTGTATCGCGGCGGAACGATCGCGGCGTGGCAGGGTGCGATCGCGCGTTGGACTGAAGCCTTAGAACAGGCGAAAAAAGATGGCGATCGCGAAACCGAAGCCCTTACCCTAACCTGGTTGGGAAATGCGAACAGCAACTTAAAAGATTTACCGACAGCGGCAGAGGTTTACAGCCAAGCGCTGAAAATCTACCGAGAAACGAGCGATCGCCATTCCCAAGCTAGCACCCTTATGTCCCTGGGCAGCATTCATGCAACGCGCGGCGAGTACCAAAAAGCCTTTGAGACGAACGAAGAAGCGCTGAAACTTTGGCAAGCCGTTCAATATAAAACCGGAGAAGCGGCAACGCTGAATAATATCGCTCTGATTTACGGCGATTTGGGCGATTTTAATACCGCTCTCGACTATCATCAGCGAGCCTTAAAGTTAATTGAGAATGCAGGGAATTCTCTCAATGTGGCGGCAACGTTAAATAATATCGGACGCAGCTATTCTGATTCGGGGAAAACCACAGAAGCGCTCGCCACCTACAATCGAGCGTTATCCCTATGGCAAGAAGGGAAAAATGTTAAGGGGCAAGCCAGCACGCTGAATAATATTGGCTATCTTTACGCCAGCGCTAAAAACTGGGCGAAAGCGCGGGAGTATTACCAGCAGGCGTTTCCGTTGTGGCAACAATTGCAGGATAAGGGCGGGGAAGCGAGTACGCTGACGAATATCGGGTATGTGGAGGCGAATGCAGGCAACCGCGATCGCGCCCTGGAAGCGTACAATCGCGCTATACCGTTGCGCCAAGCGAGCGGCGATCGCGCGAAGGAAGCCCTCACCCGCTATCGTCTGGCGGCACTGCGCCGGGATTTGGGCAATTTTACGGAAGCGAAGGGGGAAATTGAAGCCGCGATCGCGATTATCGAAGATTTACGAACCAATATTTCTCGTTCCGATTTGCGCGCCAGTTTCTTTGCTTCCAAACAGGACTATTACGAACTTTATATCGATCTGCTAATGCAGCAGCATAAGCGGGATAAAAGCGCCGGTTACGATAAACTCGCGCTGCAAACCAGCGAACGCGCCCGCGCCCGCACGTTACTCGATGTGCTGCAAGAAGCCCGAGCCGATATTCGCCAGGGAGTCGATCCCAAGTTACGCGATCGCGAGCGGCAATTGCAACAACAACTCAGCGCCGCCGAAGAACAACGCTTCAAACTAGCGAACGCTGGCGCGCCCCAAGAACAAATCGATACCCTCAGTCGCGAACTCGAAACCCTAATTGAGCGGTATCGAAACTTGCAAGCCGAAATTCGTACCCGCAGTCCGCGTTACGCCGCCCTTACCCAGCCCGAACCCCTCGGACTCGAGCCAATTCAGCAACAAGTTCTCGACGATCGCACTGTTTTATTGGAATATTATCTCGGAGCGGAACGCAGCTATCTATGGATGGTGACGCGCGACGGACTCGCCAGCTACGAATTGCCGGGGCGCGCCGAGATTGAAAAAGCCGCTAAAACTTATCTCAGTCTCCTTAAAAATCCCGCCCAGCGCCGCCGCACCGAACAGGTAGAAGAAGCTCGTTCCGCCCTCAGTCAAGTCTTATTATCGCCCGTGCGAGAGCAACTCAAAGGGGAACGATTGCTGATTGTTGGCGATGGTATCTTACAATACCTTCCCTTCGCCTCCCTATCCGTCAATGGCAATACGCCGCTGATTGCCGACTTTGAAGTGATTACCTTGCCGTCTGCCTCTACCCTAGCAATCTTGCGCGGCGAACAAGCCGGACGCAAGTCAGGAACGAGAGCTTTAGCCATTTTTGCCGATCCCGTCTTCGCCCCGGAAGACGAACGAATGCCGAAATCCGCTGCTTTCTCGCAAGTATTGCCGATGGAGTTGCAGGAGTCTGTACGCGCGAGTGGCATTCTTTTATCGCGCTTGCCCTTCACCAAACAAGAAGCCGATAATATCCTTGCGTTTGTGCCATCCGATCTTGCCACCGAAGCGATCGGATTTAGTGCCAACCGCAACCTTGCCATCAGCGATAATTTGAGCCAGTATCGCATCATTCACTTTGCCACCCACGGCCTCGCAAACAGCAAAAATCCCGAATTATCGGGGTTAGTGTTGTCTCTGTTTAACAATAAAGGCGCGCCACAAAACGGTTTTTTGCGAATGCACGAACTGTTTAACCTCAATCTGCCTGCGGATTTAGTCGTTCTCAGCGCTTGCCAAACCGGGTTAGGCGAACAAATTCGCGGCGAAGGAATTATTGGCTTGACAAGAGGGTTTATGTATGCAGGGGCAGCGCGAGTGGTAGCGAGTTTGTGGAATGTGGACGATCGCGGCACTTCGGAGTTAATGACCCGATTCTACCGCCATATGTTGCAAGAGGATCAAACGCCCGCCGCTGCCCTGCGAGCCGCGCAGTTAGAAATGTCAAAAACTGAGGAGTGGCGATCGCCTTTTTATTGGGCGGGTTTTACGTTGCAGGGAGAATGGGATTAA
- a CDS encoding SET domain-containing protein-lysine N-methyltransferase produces MSKNKASTQYSIVSPFAEVGECLITQNKLLRATVELEKGQVITDFGHQEILPQPNYLTVQIGEREHIMLSPEFLQYINHGCEPNVFFDTEKLTLSALKKIEIGEELKFFYPSTEWSMERAFRCNCQSKNCLGYIQGAAHLPLDVLTHYRLSSFIRRKVAV; encoded by the coding sequence ATGAGTAAAAATAAAGCATCTACCCAATACTCCATCGTTTCACCCTTTGCCGAGGTTGGCGAATGTTTAATTACTCAAAACAAACTTCTCCGTGCAACTGTTGAGCTTGAGAAAGGACAGGTTATTACCGATTTTGGGCATCAAGAAATTCTTCCTCAGCCTAACTATTTAACCGTCCAGATCGGTGAGAGGGAACACATTATGCTCTCCCCCGAGTTTCTGCAATATATTAATCACGGTTGCGAGCCTAATGTTTTTTTCGATACTGAGAAATTGACTTTGAGCGCTCTCAAGAAAATAGAAATAGGCGAAGAATTAAAGTTCTTTTACCCCTCGACAGAATGGTCGATGGAGCGCGCTTTTCGTTGTAACTGTCAAAGTAAAAATTGTTTAGGATATATTCAAGGAGCAGCCCATCTACCGCTTGATGTTTTAACCCACTATAGGCTGTCTTCTTTCATCCGGAGAAAAGTCGCCGTTTAA
- a CDS encoding DUF4231 domain-containing protein — translation MTYSTDDAPPAEATRLSSSLESVALLEPKNPLIFGVINIFLVSACVIAGAVIFLFAERKEIVVYSVVSIIIICLFLFLNRRLFNDSRRNEKQKDNLRKARLYSVLFGNTIADESSDIMLQRAIQYCQELIDDYKTVRLQSRTLYYVFQISTIVLSGVTPILVLLDKVDINVSWIKWLPVIFPAIAAIVTSLSTSFPLQENWVAANTAVELLEAEQEKFILGVTSAYRFFDLPDEAQRKRKVQESVESFITQVNKIHLKQVQGSSDPEFAKQKDETPSSEYLQNNS, via the coding sequence ATGACTTATTCGACCGACGATGCCCCGCCCGCAGAGGCGACTCGACTCTCCTCATCCCTAGAATCAGTCGCTTTGCTAGAGCCGAAAAACCCATTAATATTTGGCGTTATCAATATCTTTTTAGTTTCAGCGTGTGTCATTGCTGGCGCGGTTATATTCCTGTTCGCCGAGCGGAAGGAAATTGTCGTCTATAGCGTCGTCTCAATCATCATCATATGCTTGTTCCTGTTCCTCAATCGACGACTGTTCAACGATTCCCGACGCAATGAAAAACAAAAAGACAATCTCCGCAAAGCTAGACTATATAGTGTTTTGTTCGGCAACACCATCGCCGACGAGTCGAGCGATATTATGCTGCAACGCGCGATTCAATATTGTCAGGAGTTGATCGACGACTACAAAACTGTCCGCTTGCAATCTCGAACGCTTTATTACGTTTTCCAAATTTCAACCATTGTCTTATCGGGAGTTACACCGATTTTAGTGTTGCTCGACAAGGTTGATATTAATGTATCTTGGATTAAATGGTTGCCCGTGATTTTTCCCGCGATCGCTGCCATTGTCACCAGTTTATCAACCTCCTTCCCCCTCCAAGAAAACTGGGTTGCTGCTAACACTGCTGTCGAGTTGCTCGAAGCCGAACAAGAAAAGTTTATCTTGGGCGTAACCTCAGCTTACCGATTTTTCGATCTGCCCGATGAGGCTCAACGGAAACGCAAAGTTCAGGAATCTGTTGAAAGTTTTATTACGCAGGTGAATAAAATTCACCTCAAACAAGTTCAGGGCAGCAGCGATCCCGAATTTGCCAAACAAAAGGACGAAACCCCCTCTAGCGAATATCTCCAAAATAACTCGTAG